A genomic window from Periophthalmus magnuspinnatus isolate fPerMag1 chromosome 16, fPerMag1.2.pri, whole genome shotgun sequence includes:
- the ttk gene encoding dual specificity protein kinase Ttk: MEEEEHTDRKQQLAMLYQKLNKIKKCLHDDDTDNQVIRSNSPESCLSYLMELEKKGDPHVDHSHLTRLLDFYTRVFSNLPLGKHSQNESYAKMLVRFAELKVIQDVNEAEANFKLARSHSQSFAFVHIAYAKFEVSQENTKRAVYILQSAIEVGAKPKELLEDELQKIQCGKLQQSDLEDKENLPSSSNNNVSDSVKKVTEFSKISRISDGTGDLKMSSNFGSRSETCSGSDDQLPVWRSATRHKRPVGLPGRVPVVPFSIPENDDNCINGKSSVSAPSMSGYLSASSVTSMSKLCSAKKNLADRDPVIVQTHALSPEPWEGKIDSTTALLNTKDTSRMEDLTFNIDQIVNKQSPETCWTHLKNLEKRGNPQMDSNFLIKLKDCYSKIFAKMPIRQYSKNPSYAKMLVRYAELTGITDPDDAQDHFIVARSNCKAFAFVHIAYAQFEVTQGNVMKASSILHKAQMLNARPIELLDLAIRNLKDGQNQLVPNNEDQSVDCQNEQENGVPNLAGENFPLPQEVPVNQKVEQPICTSKESAPEWKVPHIRQVSPEVKQETPPDPRLQSESVASFPTPSFQPAPKRNPQMVYQTPDNYRNPFPNSFITPVVKRCAEEPCSTASTNTARPMHELFTPQNQVIFQTPQSSIPTISNDSITIKGKQFFILKIIGRGGSSKVYQVLDHKKQLFAVKYVDLEEADPQTVESYKNEIEHLNHLQQYSDQIIKLYDYEITNSYIYMLMECGNLDLNTWLRNRKSVNPLERKFYWKNMLEAVHTIHKHGIVHSDLKPANFVIVNASLKLIDFGIANKIQPDVTSIMKDSQVGTLNYMPPEAIKDTSSQGKARSKISPKGDVWSLGCILYCMTYGKTPFQSITNQIAKLHAIIDPTHKIDFPDISEKDLLDVLKRCLVRKPKERISIAELLEHPYLQLKPQASPEQERPCNRDLQKILTDLAALQSPNSIVRAANNLARMCSSGRKLDVAECAKSST, encoded by the exons atggaggaagaggaacACACAGACAGGAAACAACAACTTGCCATGCTTTATCAAAAGCTTAACAAAATTAAGAAGTGTCTTCATGATG atgACACTGACAACCAGGTCATTAGGTCAAATTCGCCTGAATCATGCCTCTCGTATTTGATGGAATTGGAAAAGAAAGGAGATCCTCATGTTGATCATAGCCATCTCACTAGACTTCTAGACTTTTATACAAGAGTATTTTCTAATCTGCCACTTGGAAAACACAGTCAAAATGAAAGCTATGCCAAGATGCTGGTCAGATTTGCAGAGCTTAAAGT aATTCAGGATGTCAATGAGGCAGAGGCTAATTTTAAGTTGGCAAGATCTCACAGTCAGAGCTTTGCATTTGTCCATATTGCTTATGCAAAATTTGAGGTTTCTCAAg AAAACACAAAGAGGGCTGTTTATATTCTTCAAAGTGCTATTGAAGTTGGTGCTAAACCAAAGGAGCTGCTGGAGGATGAATTGCAGAAGATACAATGTGGGAAATTGCAGCAATCAGATTTGGAAGATAAAGAGAATTTGCCat CATCATCAAACAATAATGTCAGTGACTCTGTCAAGAAAGTAACAGAGTTCAGTAAAATAAGCAGAATATCAGATGGTACAGGAGACTTAAAAATGTCCAGTAATTTTGGTTCAAG ATCTGAAACATGCAGTGGATCAGATGATCAACTACCTGTTTGGAGGTCTGCAACTCGACACAAGAGACCTGTTGGCTTG CCAGGGAGAGTTCCTGTTGTTCCCTTTTCTATTCCTGAAAATGATGACAACTGCATTAATGGAAAATCTTCAGTTAGTGCCCCAAGTATGTCTGG gtATCTGTCTGCTTCCAGTGTTACCAGCATGTCCAAATTGTGTTCTGCTAAGAAAAATCTGGCAGACAGGGACCCGGTCATTGTCCAA ACGCATGCTTTAAGTCCAGAACCCTGGGAGGGCAAAATTGACTCTACCACAGCACTTCTAAACACAAAAGACACCTCACGGATGGAAG atttaacattCAATATCGACCAGATTGTCAACAAACAATCTCCTGAGACATGTTGGACTCACCTCAAGAATCTAGAGAAGAGGGGAAATCCACAAATGGACAGTAATTTTCTCATCAAACTGAAGGACTGCTACTCAAAGATATTTGCAAAAATGCCAATAAGACAATACAGTAAAAATCCAAGCTATGCTAAGATGTTGGTTCGATATGCAGAACTCACAGG TATTACAGACCCAGATGATGCACAAGACCATTTCATAGTTGCAAGATCAAACTGCAAAGCATTTGCTTTTGTCCACATAGCTTATGCCCAGTTTGAAGTTACCCAAG GTAATGTTATGAAGGCAAGTTCTATTCTTCACAAAGCTCAGATGTTAAATGCCAGACCAATTGAGCTTTTAGATTTAGCCATACGGAATCTCAAAGATGGACAGAACCAGTTGGTACCCAACAACGAAGACCAGTCAGTGG ACTGCCAGAACGAGCAAGAAAATGGAGTTCCTAATTTGGCAGGGGAGAACTTCCCACTTCCACAGGAAGTCCCAGTGAATCAAAAGGTAGAACAGCCTATATGTACCAGTAAGGAGTCTGCACCTGAGTGGAAAGTTCCACATATTCGCCAGGTGTCACCAGAG GTTAAACAAGAGACTCCTCCTGATCCAAGGCTACAGTCTGAATCTGTGGCCTCATTTCCCACTCCATCCTTTCAGCCTGCACCCAAACGTAACCCACAAATGGTCTATCAAACACCCGACAACTATAGAAATCCTTTCCCTAACAG CTTTATTACCCCTGTTGTAAAGAGATGTGCCGAAGAGCCTTGCTCCACAGCGTCAACAAACACAGCCCGACCTATGCATGAGCTATTTACACCACAAAACCAAGTCATTTTCCAAACTCCACAA TCTTCCATTCCAACAATATCAAATGACTCCATTACTATCAAGGGCAAGCAATTCTTCATTCTGAAAATAATTGGCCGTGGTGGATCTAGCAAG GTCTACCAGGTTCTTGATCATAAAAAGCAGTTGTTTGCTGTGAAATATGTGGACTTGGAGGAGGCTGATCCGCAGACAGTGGAAAGttacaaaaatgaaattgaGCACTTAAACCATTTGCAGCAGTACAGCGATCAAATTATAAAGCTCTATGATTA TGAAATAACCAACAGCTACATCTACATGCTGATGGAATGTGGAAACCTGGATCTAAACACCTGGTTACGAAACCGGAAATCGGTTAATCCTCTGGAGAGGAAGTTTTACTGGAAGAATATGCTGGAGGCTGTACACACCATTCACAAACATG GGATTGTACACAGTGACTTGAAACCAGCTAATTTTGTCATTGTGAATGCCTCACTGAAGTTGATTGACTTTGGAATTGCAAACAAAATCCAGCCTGATGTAACAAGCATTATGAAAGACTcacaa GTAGGCACTCTGAACTATATGCCCCCTGAAGCCATCAAGGACACTTCATCCCAAGGAAAGGCCCGTTCAAAG ATCAGCCCTAAAGGAGATGTGTGGTCACTTGGTTGTATCCTGTACTGTATGACCTATGGAAAGACCCCATTCCAAAGCATCACAAATCAAATCGCAAAGCTTCATGCCATCATTGATCCCACTCATAAGATTGACTTTCCTGACATATCCGAGAAGGACTTACTCGACGTATTAAAG AGGTGCTTGGTACGGAAACCCAAAGAGAGAATTTCAATTGCAGAGCTTCTGGAGCATCCTTACCTTCAACTAAAGCCACAAGCTTCACCTGAGCAGG AGCGGCCGTGCAATCGTGATCTCCAGAAAATCCTTACAGATCTTGCAGCTCTCCAGTCCCCAAACAGCATTGTCCGCGCTGCTAAT AATCTTGCTCGAATGTGCAGCAGTGGTAGAAAGCTGGATGTTGCTGAGTGTGCAAAGTCTTCAACCTGA